In Candidatus Methylomirabilota bacterium, a genomic segment contains:
- a CDS encoding Fur family transcriptional regulator → MHKTLQHIRVLLGAQGYFWTQARAAVLTVLTTHPSPLRAEEIHRALQNRHINLSSVYRALRLFEALSIVRRVALGKGAPRYELTDGYRDHHHHLVCDTCGRIEDVTTCPVEAGRLTQQIQRRTGFAVRSHVLELFGLCRSCRRRGVSTTESG, encoded by the coding sequence ATGCACAAGACACTTCAGCATATCAGGGTTCTCCTCGGCGCTCAGGGATACTTCTGGACGCAGGCGCGGGCGGCGGTCCTCACCGTCCTGACCACACACCCGAGTCCTCTGCGGGCAGAGGAAATCCATCGGGCGCTTCAGAATCGGCACATCAATCTCTCCTCTGTTTACCGAGCCCTCCGTCTTTTCGAGGCCCTCAGCATCGTCCGCCGGGTGGCGCTGGGGAAAGGAGCCCCGCGGTATGAGCTAACTGACGGCTACCGGGATCACCATCACCACCTGGTGTGTGATACGTGCGGGCGAATTGAGGATGTGACCACCTGCCCGGTCGAGGCTGGCCGCCTCACGCAACAGATCCAGAGACGAACCGGCTTTGCCGTTCGGTCCCACGTGCTCGAGCTCTTCGGTCTCTGTCGGTCCTGTCGTCGGAGAGGGGTCAGCACAACGGAGTCGGGATGA
- the mazG gene encoding nucleoside triphosphate pyrophosphohydrolase encodes MSERSGPLFERLVTIMATLRAPGGCPWDQEQTRESLKPFLIEEAYEVLEALDHGGKEKLQEELGDLLLQVVFHAQVAAELEEFTVDEVLENIADKLVRRHPHVFGETRAETAAEVLSNWEKLKQAERGGAIQASALTGVPKTLPALLRAQRLQDKAARVGFDWGETTEVLHKVEEELREFKAAIRNGPEAVESEMGDMLFSLVNLARFLHLNAEEALRKSIDKFSRRFRHIESATAEQGKSLAESSLEEMDALWREAKIGEDSRGGR; translated from the coding sequence ATGAGCGAGAGAAGCGGACCCCTTTTCGAACGATTGGTTACCATTATGGCCACGCTCCGGGCTCCCGGAGGCTGTCCCTGGGACCAGGAACAGACCCGGGAGTCTCTCAAGCCCTTTCTCATCGAAGAGGCATACGAGGTTCTCGAGGCGCTGGATCACGGAGGGAAAGAGAAGCTGCAAGAGGAACTGGGAGATCTACTCCTGCAGGTGGTGTTTCACGCCCAGGTGGCCGCAGAGCTCGAAGAATTCACCGTGGATGAGGTTCTCGAGAACATCGCGGACAAGCTCGTCCGCCGTCACCCCCACGTCTTTGGCGAGACCCGGGCAGAGACCGCTGCAGAAGTGCTCTCCAATTGGGAGAAGCTCAAGCAGGCCGAGCGGGGTGGGGCAATCCAGGCCTCGGCCCTCACGGGCGTTCCCAAGACCTTGCCTGCTCTCCTCCGCGCTCAGCGCTTGCAAGACAAGGCGGCCAGAGTGGGGTTCGACTGGGGAGAGACCACTGAAGTTCTCCACAAGGTGGAGGAGGAGCTCCGCGAATTCAAGGCGGCGATTCGCAATGGACCAGAAGCAGTAGAGTCAGAGATGGGAGACATGCTCTTCAGCTTGGTCAACCTTGCTCGGTTCCTCCACCTCAATGCTGAAGAGGCCCTTCGAAAATCTATCGATAAGTTTAGCCGCCGGTTTCGCCACATCGAATCGGCGACCGCGGAGCAGGGAAAATCATTGGCAGAGAGCAGCCTGGAGGAGATGGACGCGCTCTGGCGGGAAGCAAAGATCGGAGAGGATTCCAGGGGAGGCCGGTGA
- the hemA gene encoding glutamyl-tRNA reductase, translating into MVILTVGLNHTTAPVEIRERLHIPDAQLPAVLERLGQEATVLERLVLSTCNRVEVYAVTPDPDKAQAVIPQLLAEGTQTPLALFQDRLYHHHQEEAVRHAFRVAASLDSMVIGESQILHQVKAAYQVAQAQGATGPILNTLMTRALGVAKKVRTETGIGESPVSVPSAAIGLAKSIFGELKDRRVLILGAGEMAELAARHLQSEEVQVVLVAHRNFDRAVEVAARLQGRAVRFDQIRDELRQADIVVSSTAAPHYLLHRADVEELIRLRRNRPLFLIDIAVPRDIDPEVNQIDNVYLYDIDDLEGVVASHRQDREREAAQAELLIEREVASFQRWLKSLEVVPTIVTLRRRLEEIREMELEKALSRLQDLGPAQQEVVRTLAHGIINKILHHPTTELKRQSVNRDGLLYVSALRRLFGLQDEDR; encoded by the coding sequence ATGGTGATCCTGACGGTCGGGCTCAATCATACGACGGCGCCGGTCGAGATCCGGGAGCGGCTGCACATCCCGGATGCGCAGCTCCCGGCGGTGCTCGAGCGCTTGGGGCAGGAGGCCACGGTCCTCGAGCGGCTGGTGTTGTCGACCTGCAACCGCGTGGAGGTCTATGCGGTTACCCCGGACCCTGACAAGGCCCAGGCGGTGATCCCTCAGCTGTTGGCGGAGGGGACCCAGACCCCGCTTGCGCTCTTCCAGGATAGACTGTACCACCATCACCAGGAGGAAGCCGTGCGCCATGCCTTCCGGGTGGCTGCCAGCCTGGACTCCATGGTGATCGGGGAATCGCAGATCCTACACCAGGTGAAGGCGGCCTACCAGGTGGCCCAGGCCCAGGGGGCGACCGGCCCGATCCTGAACACCCTGATGACGCGGGCACTCGGGGTGGCGAAGAAGGTACGGACGGAGACAGGGATTGGCGAATCGCCGGTCTCGGTCCCGTCGGCCGCCATCGGGCTGGCCAAGTCAATCTTCGGGGAACTGAAGGACCGGCGGGTCCTCATCCTGGGGGCGGGAGAGATGGCGGAACTCGCGGCCCGGCACCTGCAGAGTGAGGAAGTCCAGGTGGTGCTGGTGGCCCATCGCAACTTCGACCGGGCGGTCGAGGTTGCTGCGCGGCTGCAAGGTCGGGCAGTGCGGTTCGACCAGATCCGGGACGAGCTGCGCCAGGCGGATATCGTGGTGAGTTCCACGGCCGCCCCGCATTACCTGCTGCACCGGGCTGATGTAGAGGAGTTGATTCGCCTGCGGCGCAATCGGCCCCTCTTTCTGATTGATATTGCGGTCCCCCGGGACATTGATCCCGAGGTGAACCAGATTGACAACGTCTACCTGTACGATATCGATGATCTCGAAGGGGTGGTGGCGAGCCATCGTCAGGACCGCGAGCGGGAGGCGGCGCAGGCGGAACTGTTGATCGAGCGCGAGGTGGCGAGCTTTCAACGGTGGCTCAAGAGCCTGGAGGTGGTGCCGACGATCGTGACGCTCAGGCGGCGGTTAGAAGAGATCCGCGAGATGGAGCTGGAGAAGGCGTTGAGTCGCCTGCAGGATCTCGGCCCCGCACAACAGGAGGTGGTGCGGACATTGGCCCACGGTATCATCAACAAGATCCTGCACCATCCTACCACCGAGCTCAAGCGACAGTCCGTCAACCGGGATGGGCTGCTCTATGTGAGCGCATTGCGCCGCCTCTTTGGCCTACAGGACGAGGACCGATGA
- the ccsA gene encoding cytochrome c biogenesis protein CcsA, with protein sequence MTMDVTFFYGALFLYVVGTLAYLLLLSVKGGLLARLATAATVGGFMLHTVALLLRLVAAGRPPLSNTYEALSFFAWVTVLVYLGLEFWFQRKVMGAFVLPIVLLATAAAASLPKGPGLPSALAGTGIWLHVTFVLLGNAALALTCGVGLMYLLQERQLKSKSLGPMYHRLPSLEFLDGLGHRALLVGFPLLTVGLVTGALQAQAAWGRVLTWDPTQVLSLLAWVMYAGLLQARLTGGWRGRKAALLAVVSFCALLVTFVGVSVLVGRPHLGN encoded by the coding sequence ATGACCATGGATGTGACCTTTTTCTACGGGGCACTCTTTCTGTATGTGGTGGGGACGCTCGCCTACTTGCTGCTCCTCTCGGTCAAGGGCGGCCTCCTCGCCCGGCTCGCCACTGCGGCGACGGTCGGCGGCTTTATGCTGCACACGGTGGCTTTACTCCTTCGTCTGGTCGCTGCCGGCCGCCCACCCCTTAGCAATACCTATGAGGCTCTTTCCTTCTTCGCGTGGGTCACGGTCCTGGTCTATCTCGGCTTGGAGTTCTGGTTCCAGCGCAAGGTCATGGGGGCCTTTGTCCTGCCGATTGTGTTGCTGGCCACCGCTGCGGCGGCCAGCCTGCCCAAGGGCCCGGGGTTACCCTCGGCCCTGGCCGGCACGGGGATCTGGCTGCATGTCACCTTCGTCCTGCTGGGCAATGCGGCCTTGGCACTGACCTGCGGCGTGGGGCTGATGTATTTGCTCCAAGAGCGGCAACTCAAGTCCAAGAGTCTCGGCCCGATGTATCACCGGCTTCCCTCCCTGGAATTTCTGGACGGCCTCGGGCACCGGGCGCTGCTGGTGGGTTTTCCCCTGCTCACGGTCGGGCTGGTGACCGGGGCACTGCAGGCCCAGGCGGCCTGGGGGCGGGTGCTGACCTGGGACCCCACCCAGGTCCTCTCCCTGCTCGCCTGGGTGATGTACGCGGGGCTGTTGCAGGCCCGGCTGACCGGGGGGTGGCGGGGGCGGAAGGCCGCGCTCTTGGCAGTGGTCAGTTTCTGTGCACTGCTCGTGACGTTTGTGGGGGTGAGTGTCCTGGTGGGCCGCCCCCATCTGGGCAACTGA
- a CDS encoding nodulation protein NfeD, whose amino-acid sequence MKVIRAFLLLSLLSALFIPTGWAGSDDVYVARVDGIIAPSTAEFIVGAIKKAEEGRAQAIVIELDTPGGLDISMRVIIKEILRSPVPVVVYVSPSGARAASAGTFITIAAHVAAMAPGTNIGAAHPVQMGGGEMDEEMAKKVENDAAAYIRGLAERRGRNAKWAEKAVRKSVSITAKEAAKLKVIDLVADDLDDLLAKVDGRVLETGAGKITLKTKAATTVRVEMTFRDKILKVITNPTIAYMLLLLGMAGLYFELSTPGAILPGVLGGISLILAFYAFQALPINIAGLLLIILGLLFFVLELQVASHGLLTAAGIVAMLLGSLMLIDSPAPFLQISLSAIIGVTAATAAFFILIVGAAIRAHRRQPTTGREGLIGLTAVAKTPLKPDGQISLRGELWNAMCEEAVEAGGKVEITEVNGLTLNVKKLPQEARTAG is encoded by the coding sequence ATGAAAGTTATTCGCGCCTTTCTGCTGCTGTCCCTCCTATCCGCCCTGTTTATCCCGACAGGCTGGGCGGGTTCCGACGACGTCTATGTCGCCCGCGTAGACGGGATCATTGCGCCCAGCACTGCGGAATTTATTGTGGGCGCTATTAAGAAAGCAGAAGAGGGCAGAGCCCAGGCGATCGTGATCGAACTGGATACTCCCGGCGGCCTTGATATCTCCATGCGGGTCATTATCAAGGAAATTCTGCGATCCCCGGTCCCGGTCGTCGTCTATGTCTCTCCCAGCGGGGCGAGGGCTGCTTCGGCGGGCACCTTTATCACCATCGCCGCCCATGTGGCCGCCATGGCTCCCGGGACGAACATCGGGGCCGCCCATCCCGTCCAAATGGGCGGCGGGGAGATGGACGAGGAGATGGCGAAGAAGGTCGAAAACGATGCCGCTGCCTACATCCGGGGCCTGGCTGAGCGTCGGGGGCGGAACGCCAAATGGGCGGAGAAAGCGGTCCGCAAGAGTGTCTCAATCACCGCGAAAGAGGCGGCCAAATTGAAGGTCATCGATCTCGTGGCGGACGATCTTGACGATCTTCTGGCGAAGGTTGACGGACGTGTGCTCGAGACCGGAGCCGGCAAGATCACCCTGAAGACCAAGGCGGCTACAACCGTCAGGGTCGAGATGACTTTTCGGGACAAGATCCTCAAGGTCATCACCAATCCGACCATTGCATACATGCTCTTGCTCCTGGGCATGGCCGGCCTCTATTTCGAGTTGTCCACTCCCGGCGCCATCCTGCCGGGGGTCCTGGGTGGGATCTCTCTCATCCTCGCCTTCTACGCGTTTCAGGCCCTCCCCATCAACATTGCAGGACTGCTCCTGATTATCTTGGGCTTGCTCTTCTTTGTCTTGGAACTCCAGGTGGCCTCCCATGGCCTCCTGACGGCGGCAGGTATTGTGGCGATGTTGCTGGGGTCCTTGATGTTGATCGATTCTCCTGCCCCTTTTCTGCAGATCTCTCTTTCTGCCATCATCGGGGTGACGGCTGCCACCGCCGCCTTTTTCATCTTAATCGTCGGCGCAGCCATCCGAGCTCACCGTCGACAGCCGACCACAGGTCGCGAAGGACTCATCGGGCTCACAGCCGTGGCGAAGACTCCGCTGAAGCCGGATGGTCAAATCTCTCTCCGCGGAGAGCTGTGGAACGCCAT
- the nrdR gene encoding transcriptional regulator NrdR, producing the protein MRCPFCGHIEEKVVDSREARDGGVIRRRRHCLHCARRFTTYERIEEIQFMVVKKDGRREPFDRNKVLSGLLRATQKRPVGVAELEKIADEVETRLMEKSDREIASQEIGELIMNHLYHLDEVAYVRFASVYRQFRDVNEFVEEVKSLLETSQRRPRRS; encoded by the coding sequence GTGAGGTGCCCCTTTTGCGGGCACATAGAGGAAAAGGTCGTGGACTCCCGGGAGGCCCGGGATGGAGGGGTGATTCGGCGGCGCCGGCACTGCCTCCACTGCGCGCGACGGTTCACCACCTACGAGCGGATCGAGGAAATTCAGTTCATGGTGGTGAAAAAGGACGGCCGTCGCGAACCCTTTGATCGTAATAAGGTTCTCAGCGGCCTGCTGAGGGCCACACAAAAAAGACCGGTAGGCGTCGCGGAACTCGAAAAAATCGCCGATGAGGTGGAGACGCGGCTCATGGAGAAGTCGGATCGGGAAATCGCCTCTCAAGAAATTGGAGAGCTGATCATGAACCACCTCTACCATTTGGACGAAGTGGCTTACGTCCGATTCGCCTCGGTCTACCGCCAGTTCAGAGACGTCAATGAGTTCGTGGAAGAAGTGAAGTCGCTGCTGGAGACCAGCCAGCGGCGGCCCCGTCGGTCGTAA
- a CDS encoding serine hydroxymethyltransferase: MVKRLSEVDPEIDEAIRLETARQADGLELIASENFVSEAVMEATGSVMTNKYAEGYPGRRYYGGCEFVDRAETVAIERAKALFGADHVNVQPHSGTQANMAVYFSVLQPGDTIMGLNLAHGGHLTHGSPVNFSGRFFQVISYGVHPETEQIDFAQVKRLAQEHRPKIIVVGGSAYPRILDFATFKEIAVEVGAIIMADVAHPAGLIAAKLHPSPIPHAEFVTTTTHKTLRGPRGGLIMCKQEYAAALNKNLFPGFQGGPLMHVIAAKAVAFKEALGEEFRLYQRQIQRNAVALAEELSRQGFRLVAGGTDTHLMLVDLRPKRLTGKVAEAALEKAGITVNKNAIPFDPEKPAVGSGIRIGTPAVTTRGMREEEMRLIGQLVAEVLQEAADEGRQRRVRGKVRELCQQFPLYAERLGPKAKEHQS, from the coding sequence ATGGTGAAGCGACTCAGCGAGGTGGATCCGGAGATCGATGAGGCTATCCGCCTAGAGACCGCGCGGCAGGCAGATGGCCTTGAACTTATTGCCTCCGAAAACTTCGTGAGCGAAGCCGTGATGGAGGCCACCGGCTCGGTCATGACCAACAAGTACGCGGAGGGCTACCCTGGCCGACGCTACTATGGCGGCTGTGAGTTCGTCGATCGGGCCGAGACCGTGGCTATCGAACGCGCCAAGGCGCTGTTCGGCGCAGACCATGTCAATGTGCAACCCCACTCCGGGACCCAGGCCAACATGGCAGTCTACTTCTCCGTGCTCCAGCCGGGGGACACCATCATGGGTCTCAATCTGGCGCATGGCGGGCATCTGACCCATGGGAGCCCGGTGAACTTTTCCGGTCGCTTCTTCCAGGTCATTTCCTATGGTGTCCATCCCGAGACCGAACAGATTGACTTTGCGCAAGTGAAGCGGCTGGCCCAAGAGCACAGGCCGAAGATCATCGTGGTCGGCGGGAGTGCCTATCCTCGGATCCTCGATTTTGCCACGTTCAAAGAGATCGCTGTAGAGGTCGGGGCGATTATCATGGCCGACGTCGCGCATCCCGCCGGACTCATTGCCGCCAAACTTCACCCCTCCCCGATCCCCCATGCCGAGTTTGTCACGACCACGACCCACAAGACACTCCGGGGCCCCCGAGGGGGATTGATCATGTGTAAGCAGGAGTACGCAGCGGCCCTCAATAAAAACCTCTTTCCTGGGTTTCAGGGAGGCCCCCTGATGCACGTCATCGCGGCCAAGGCGGTGGCCTTCAAGGAGGCCTTGGGTGAGGAGTTCCGTCTCTACCAGCGGCAGATCCAGCGAAACGCGGTCGCGCTCGCCGAAGAGCTGAGCCGCCAGGGGTTTCGCCTGGTGGCGGGGGGGACGGATACCCACCTGATGCTGGTGGATCTCAGGCCAAAGCGGCTCACCGGAAAGGTGGCGGAGGCGGCGCTGGAGAAGGCGGGGATCACCGTGAACAAGAACGCCATCCCTTTCGATCCGGAAAAGCCCGCAGTGGGGAGTGGCATCCGAATCGGAACGCCGGCGGTGACGACGCGGGGGATGCGGGAGGAGGAGATGCGCCTCATCGGTCAGCTCGTTGCAGAGGTCCTCCAGGAGGCGGCGGATGAAGGCCGCCAGCGGCGCGTCAGAGGAAAGGTCCGCGAGCTGTGCCAGCAGTTTCCCCTCTACGCCGAGCGGCTCGGGCCCAAAGCGAAGGAGCACCAATCGTGA
- the hemC gene encoding hydroxymethylbilane synthase, with the protein MNLQLRIGTRGSVLAVTQAEQVAAELRRRYSDLAPVLVKIKTSGDKFAHIPLSRVGGKGLFIKEIEEALQDERVDLAVHSMKDVPTEITSGLSIAAILERKNPSDALISRQGKKLHALPRGARIGTSSLRRQAQLLHYRPDLTVVPLRGNLDTRIRKLRTETLDAVVVAAAGVYRLGRQDEITEILSAEISLPAVGQGALGLEVREEDRKTHNLIAPLNHGPSALTVAAERAFLARLGGGCQVPIAAYGQLDGDQLHLTALVSMPDGTEIVRGERQGPSAHGEEIGIALAEELLGRGAERILEELSRVEIIPPASP; encoded by the coding sequence ATGAACCTTCAACTGCGGATTGGCACCAGAGGGAGCGTTCTAGCCGTTACCCAGGCGGAGCAAGTCGCCGCGGAGCTAAGGCGCAGATACTCGGACCTCGCTCCGGTGCTGGTGAAGATCAAGACAAGCGGTGATAAATTCGCCCACATTCCCCTGTCCCGAGTAGGAGGCAAGGGACTATTCATTAAGGAGATCGAGGAGGCGCTGCAGGACGAGCGAGTGGATCTGGCGGTCCACAGCATGAAAGATGTGCCAACCGAGATCACCTCGGGCCTGAGCATTGCTGCGATTCTCGAGAGGAAAAACCCATCCGATGCCCTCATTTCCCGGCAGGGAAAAAAGCTACATGCCTTACCGAGAGGCGCCAGGATCGGTACCAGTAGCCTCAGGCGGCAGGCGCAGCTCCTGCATTACCGGCCCGACCTCACCGTGGTCCCCCTGCGGGGGAACCTCGATACTCGAATCCGAAAGCTGAGGACCGAGACTCTCGACGCGGTGGTCGTTGCGGCGGCCGGCGTGTATCGGCTCGGGCGGCAAGATGAGATCACCGAGATCCTTTCCGCGGAGATCAGTCTCCCCGCCGTCGGCCAAGGGGCTCTAGGTCTGGAGGTCCGCGAAGAAGACCGGAAGACTCACAATTTGATCGCACCCTTGAACCACGGACCGAGCGCGCTGACGGTTGCCGCCGAGCGGGCCTTCCTTGCGCGCTTAGGGGGCGGATGCCAGGTGCCTATTGCCGCGTACGGACAGCTGGATGGGGATCAGCTTCATCTCACTGCCCTGGTGAGCATGCCGGATGGGACCGAAATAGTCCGCGGAGAGCGACAAGGCCCTTCCGCCCACGGGGAGGAGATCGGGATAGCCCTTGCGGAAGAGCTTCTGGGGCGGGGGGCGGAACGGATCCTCGAGGAGCTCTCACGTGTCGAGATTATACCCCCGGCCTCCCCGTAA
- a CDS encoding lytic transglycosylase domain-containing protein, which yields MRKAAYIFVGLLIAVFFLPECATAESGTRVYRHVDASGTVRYSNIPLHPSLSSRSRHSQPSGSLRALIMSAASRHGINARLVEAIIAVESAFNPRAVSRKGAMGLMQLMPKTARRYAVRNPFDPLQNIQGGLHLLRDLLHRFQGDLRLALAAYNAGEKAVVEYDGIPPYRETREYVKKVLHRYGGAPIMYPRATTPYRIYRVIGPRGIPRYSNPPPLLTLR from the coding sequence ATGCGGAAAGCGGCATACATCTTTGTTGGATTGCTCATCGCTGTATTCTTTCTCCCTGAATGCGCAACAGCAGAGAGCGGTACCCGGGTCTACCGGCATGTGGACGCCTCTGGTACAGTTCGCTACAGCAACATCCCTCTTCACCCCTCCTTGTCTTCCAGAAGCAGACATTCGCAGCCCTCTGGGAGTCTCCGGGCGCTGATCATGTCCGCCGCCAGTCGACACGGGATCAACGCTCGCCTGGTCGAAGCCATCATCGCTGTCGAGTCGGCCTTCAATCCCCGGGCGGTCTCACGCAAGGGAGCGATGGGACTCATGCAACTCATGCCCAAGACCGCGCGCCGGTACGCCGTTCGCAACCCCTTCGATCCCCTGCAAAACATTCAGGGAGGGCTACATTTGCTTCGGGATCTGCTTCACCGCTTTCAAGGAGACCTCCGTTTAGCACTGGCTGCCTATAATGCGGGGGAAAAAGCGGTAGTCGAGTATGACGGTATTCCCCCGTATCGCGAGACCCGCGAGTACGTCAAAAAGGTCTTACACCGATATGGCGGGGCCCCAATCATGTATCCTCGCGCCACTACCCCATACCGCATCTACCGGGTGATTGGCCCGAGAGGAATTCCCCGCTATAGTAATCCCCCGCCCCTTCTTACTCTCCGATAA
- a CDS encoding ZIP family metal transporter, with the protein MIYLYATIAGLSDIVAGWLALRGMTAKVESRYVIGFAAGVLLAVCFLDILPEVNLKEDALFLTFGFLTFYVLEKVMMIHACGESECETHEIGPVAVVGMALDNFVDGAGIAVGFLIDPLLGLSITVAVVLHEIPQGIASALIMQAAAWSKTRIILALSLAGLLYPLGALLAGFMPVPFHQKALAFIAGDFLYIGASDLLPEAHRKFNWKVILSVVGGMALVGTLRLFVPLV; encoded by the coding sequence ATGATCTACTTGTATGCCACGATAGCCGGGCTATCTGACATTGTGGCCGGCTGGCTCGCCCTGCGGGGAATGACGGCGAAGGTCGAATCCCGGTACGTCATCGGGTTTGCGGCGGGAGTGTTACTGGCGGTTTGCTTTCTCGACATCCTCCCGGAAGTCAACCTCAAGGAGGATGCCCTCTTCCTGACCTTTGGGTTTCTCACGTTTTATGTGCTGGAAAAGGTCATGATGATCCATGCCTGCGGCGAGAGTGAATGCGAGACGCACGAGATCGGACCGGTGGCGGTCGTGGGGATGGCTCTGGACAACTTCGTGGATGGGGCCGGCATTGCGGTGGGCTTTCTCATCGATCCGCTGCTGGGGCTCAGCATTACCGTCGCTGTCGTCCTCCATGAGATCCCACAGGGAATTGCCTCTGCCCTGATCATGCAGGCGGCTGCGTGGAGCAAAACGCGCATTATCCTGGCCCTATCCCTGGCTGGCCTGCTCTACCCGCTCGGAGCCCTGCTGGCTGGGTTTATGCCCGTCCCGTTTCATCAAAAAGCCCTGGCCTTCATCGCCGGCGATTTTCTCTACATCGGGGCGAGCGATCTGCTGCCAGAAGCCCATCGGAAATTCAATTGGAAAGTTATCCTCTCGGTGGTAGGGGGGATGGCCCTGGTGGGAACCCTCCGGCTGTTCGTTCCTCTGGTGTAA